GGTTTCTTACCTGGGGCCTTCAGTTCCACGAATACGGTTCGACCTTCAGGAAGCAGGACCATCCGGTCAGGCACTCCTGAGTTACCTGGTGATACGAATTTATAGGCAATGCCGCCAAGGGCTTTTATCTTATCTCGTAGATATGACTCAATTTGACTCTCTTTCACACAAGCACCTCCATGACACTTTAAAAATCCCTATACTATATACTCAATTAGGCGTATTAGGCGTTATATATAATCCTCTATTCTCTATATCTATTTATTTCTTTACCTTTAACTATTAAAGTGTCAGACAGTAACAACAAAGTATATATAATATAGAGTTTATAAGGGTTTTAAGCGTTGACAGATGGCGTGACACTTAGGGTGACACTCTGAAAACTGTCACGAGTGAAATGATGACACTTTTTGGACTG
The genomic region above belongs to Paenibacillus amylolyticus and contains:
- a CDS encoding VRR-NUC domain-containing protein; amino-acid sequence: MKESQIESYLRDKIKALGGIAYKFVSPGNSGVPDRMVLLPEGRTVFVELKAPGKKPTKLQEVQHKRMQALGHEVRVIDSREQVDVWLQEL